The proteins below are encoded in one region of Gambusia affinis linkage group LG07, SWU_Gaff_1.0, whole genome shotgun sequence:
- the LOC122834511 gene encoding zinc-binding protein A33-like, whose amino-acid sequence MSLTMEEDISCPVCQDVYRDPVVLFCSHSFCRLCLKNWWEEKKKLECPLCKEESITSDPPCNLALKKLCDRFLLTRKKKVTKPEVCCRLHGEKFKLFCVDDKELLCLVCQHSVDHYGHKLQPVNEVAQGRRNELRKALGPLLDKLKVFKEEKGNLDQTAEHIKLQTQQTETRIKEQFKKLHLFLHKEEHSRIAALRTEESKKTQKLSLKIDALSREIAALSRTIKDTEGLIKAQDAEMLQSFRTAAETIQQRLLLENPQPVSGALVDVAKHLGNLSFNIWNKMKHLVSYTPVVLDPNSANFELILSEDLTSVRCGQKQNIPDNPERFDFFRIVLGSEGFMTGTYSWDVEVGDNTDWFVGVASQDVQRKGNHPSRLWRIGCIDGQYVARALSEPSTVLEPMGKLSRIRVHLDWNRGKLVFFDLNTNTHLHTFTHSFSEKLFPYLNTLNASPLRVIPENLCLKSS is encoded by the coding sequence ATGTCTCTCACAATGGAGGAGGACATCAGCTGTCCCGTCTGTCAGGACGTTTACAGGGATCCAGTTGTCTTGTTCTGCAGTCACAGTTTCTGTCGACTCTGCCTGAAAAACTGGtgggaagagaagaagaaactggagTGTCCACTTTGTAAGGAAGAATCTATTACAAGTGACCCTCCATGCAACCTGGCTTTAAAAAAGCTCTGTGACAGATTCCTGTTGACGAGAAAGAAGAAAGTTACAAAACCAGAGGTTTGCTGCCGGCTGCATGGTGAGAAATTCAAACTGTTCTGTGTGGATGACAAGGAACTTTTATGTCTCGTCTGTCAGCATTCAGTTGATCATTATGGACACAAACTCCAACCTGTTAATGAAGTAGCTCAGGGTCGGAGAAATGAGCTGCGAAAGGCCCTGGGGCCGCTGCTGGACAAACTGAAGGTGTTCAAAGAAGAGAAGGGAAACCTGGATCAGACAGCTGAACACATTAAGCTCCAGACCCAACAAACCGAGACACGGATCAAGGAGCAGTTCAAGAAGCTTCATCTGTTTCTCCACAAGGAGGAACACTCCAGGATTGCTGCTCTGAGGACAGAAGAAAGCAAGAAGACTCAGAAGTTAAGCCTAAAGATCGACGCCCTGAGTAGAGAGATCGCTGCTCTTTCACGGACAATAAAAGACACAGAGGGACTGATAAAGGCTCAGGATGCCGAAATGCTGCAGAGCTTCAGGACTGCTGCAGAAACCATCCaacagcgcctcctgctggagAATCCTCAGCCTGTCTCTGGAGCCCTGGTAGATGTGGCCAAACACCTGGGCAACCTGAGCTTCAACATCTGGAACAAGATGAAGCATCTGGTGTCCTACACTCCTGTGGTTCTGGATCCAAACAGCGCCAACTTTGAGCTCATCCTGTCTGAAGACCTGACCAGCGTGAGATGCGGCCAGAAGCAGAACATTCCCGACAACCCGGAGAGGTTCGACTTCTTCCGCATCGTCCTGGGCTCGGAGGGCTTCATGACGGGAACCTACAGCTGGGACGTTGAGGTCGGAGACAACACAGACTGGTTTGTGGGCGTGGCCTCGCAGGACGTCCAGAGGAAAGGAAACCATCCCAGCCGTCTGTGGAGAATCGGCTGCATTGACGGTCAGTACGTGGCCCGGGCCCTGTCGGAACCGTCCACGGTTCTGGAACCGATGGGAAAGCTGAGCCGGATCAGAGTCCATCTGGACTGGAACCGGGGGAAGCTGGTGTTCTTCGACCTcaacaccaacacacaccttCACACCTTCACACACTCATTCAGTGAGAAACTGTTCCCCTACCTGAACACGCTGAATGCGTCTCCTCTGAGGGTAATACCTGAGAACCTCTGCCTGAAGTCCAGTTAG